The following coding sequences lie in one Methanopyrus sp. SNP6 genomic window:
- the engB gene encoding GTP-binding protein EngB: MVHSYVPKDPLEERDLPEIVLVGRSNVGKSSLIRAITRGAVDARVGKRPGVTRKPVFHELDGELVLVDMPGFGFMSGIPRGYQERVKDLIVRYLEEKDNILFAIHVVDAKALPEIAERWERRGEIPIDREMLQFLNEVGLDPVVAANKIDKIKPIEFEEHMDAVAEALGLFPPWRQWLDTLFPISAKTGEGLVEFLEALQEKVRRAGYPEFARFFRTK, translated from the coding sequence GTGGTTCACAGCTACGTGCCGAAGGATCCGCTCGAAGAGCGGGATCTGCCCGAAATCGTGCTCGTAGGTCGCTCGAACGTTGGTAAGTCCAGCTTAATCAGGGCGATAACCAGAGGAGCCGTCGACGCCCGAGTAGGTAAGCGTCCCGGTGTTACCCGTAAACCCGTATTCCACGAGCTAGACGGCGAGCTCGTTCTAGTCGACATGCCCGGATTCGGGTTCATGAGTGGGATTCCCAGAGGGTATCAAGAGCGCGTTAAGGATCTCATCGTTCGATATCTGGAAGAGAAGGACAATATCTTGTTCGCGATCCACGTGGTGGACGCCAAGGCTCTTCCGGAGATAGCGGAACGCTGGGAGCGTAGGGGCGAAATACCCATCGACCGTGAGATGCTACAGTTCCTGAACGAGGTAGGATTGGACCCTGTGGTCGCGGCGAACAAGATAGATAAGATCAAACCGATTGAGTTCGAGGAACACATGGACGCCGTCGCCGAGGCGTTAGGCCTCTTTCCCCCATGGCGCCAGTGGCTCGACACCTTGTTTCCAATCTCGGCCAAGACGGGAGAAGGTCTCGTCGAGTTCTTGGAAGCTTTGCAGGAGAAGGTAAGGAGAGCCGGGTATCCAGAGTTCGCCCGGTTTTTCCGCACGAAGTAG
- a CDS encoding UPF0280 family protein gives MHSTRVVVEETDVTIRADSKESASSAAKAVKLHRSELDRYVARDPAFVTAKVPVRTLEDAPEVAKLMSKAAEPFEVGPMAAVAGAIAELAARAAEPTVIVDNGGDVQVRARRSVVVGLYVSDSHPLSGKIGFEVEGVLGICTSSGKFGHSYSVGEADAVTVFAERASLADAAATAICNLTSGDDPEAAVQRALEFADDFTGDLIEAAVVIREDFVGISGRPPKIVSLKGGRIKPSRLEPTI, from the coding sequence TTGCACTCCACGCGAGTGGTGGTTGAAGAGACCGACGTAACCATACGGGCGGACTCGAAGGAGTCAGCATCATCGGCGGCAAAGGCCGTGAAATTACACCGCTCCGAGCTCGACAGGTACGTCGCCAGAGACCCTGCTTTCGTGACGGCTAAAGTACCGGTGAGAACGCTTGAGGATGCTCCAGAGGTCGCGAAGCTGATGTCAAAAGCTGCGGAACCGTTCGAAGTGGGTCCTATGGCGGCAGTGGCGGGAGCTATCGCCGAGTTAGCAGCCCGAGCCGCGGAGCCGACGGTAATCGTGGACAACGGAGGCGATGTACAGGTCAGGGCCAGGAGATCCGTAGTCGTCGGCCTGTACGTCTCGGACAGCCATCCTCTCTCCGGCAAAATCGGGTTCGAGGTTGAGGGAGTACTAGGGATCTGCACTAGCTCCGGCAAATTCGGTCACTCTTACAGCGTCGGGGAGGCGGACGCCGTCACGGTGTTCGCGGAGCGAGCTTCGCTCGCAGATGCCGCCGCTACGGCTATCTGTAACCTTACCTCCGGTGACGATCCGGAGGCCGCGGTACAGCGCGCCCTCGAGTTCGCCGACGACTTTACCGGGGACTTGATCGAGGCCGCCGTCGTTATTCGAGAGGACTTCGTCGGGATTTCCGGTCGTCCACCCAAGATCGTGTCGCTGAAGGGTGGTCGGATTAAACCGTCACGCCTCGAACCGACCATCTAG
- a CDS encoding preprotein translocase subunit Sec61beta: MGKKMEKKRAELPPARAGILSFWDEEAPGIKIDPDHILYACFAVAVLLIIAHTMAAV; this comes from the coding sequence TTGGGTAAGAAGATGGAGAAGAAGAGGGCTGAGTTACCACCGGCACGTGCAGGTATCCTAAGCTTCTGGGACGAGGAAGCGCCCGGGATCAAAATAGACCCCGATCACATACTCTATGCGTGCTTCGCGGTGGCCGTGCTGCTGATAATCGCCCACACGATGGCGGCGGTGTAA